Genomic segment of Mycolicibacterium psychrotolerans:
TGCGCGGATCGACTCGGCCAGCGCGCGCGACTGCGCGTCGGAGACACCGATGTCGGCGAACACGTCGCTGTTGAGCGTGACGGTGGCGTCCTCGACGGTGGAGCGGCCCAGATCGGTCAGCCGGACCAGGGTGGTCCGCCCGTCGGTCGGATGCGGGATCCGCTCGACCAGCCCGTCGGACTCCAGTCGCCGGATCGCGTGGGTGACGCTGGTGACGTGCACCTGCAGCCGGTCGGAGGCCTTCGTGATCGGCAGCGCGCCGGTGCGGCTGAACGCCAGCAGCCGCAGCAGTTCGAACCGCGAGAAGCTGAGGTCGTAGGGCCGCAACGCATTCTCGACGCGGGCCAGCAGGATCTGGTGCGCGCGCATCACCGATGTCACCGCGACCATGCCGTCGGCCACGTCGCCCCAACCGGACTTCTCCCAGTTGGCGCGCGCCGCCGCGATCGGATCCCGTCGCTCCGACTCGCTGGCCACG
This window contains:
- a CDS encoding MarR family transcriptional regulator, producing the protein MASESERRDPIAAARANWEKSGWGDVADGMVAVTSVMRAHQILLARVENALRPYDLSFSRFELLRLLAFSRTGALPITKASDRLQVHVTSVTHAIRRLESDGLVERIPHPTDGRTTLVRLTDLGRSTVEDATVTLNSDVFADIGVSDAQSRALAESIRALRHSAGDF